The DNA region TCATCGGGATCCTTGGCCATCATCTTGGACGCGATGGCCACAAGTTCTTCAGGCACGTCGTCGCGCACCGAATTCAATGGGGCGGGTTCGACCTGTGCATGACTTCTGAGTTTGTGCATGACGCTACCATCGTCAAACGGCACCTGACCGGACAGCAAGTAGTAGAGTGTCGCTCCGAGGCTGTAGATGTCGCTGCGAATGTCGGCGTTGCGGGCGTCCTCGGCCTGCTCCGGCGAGATGAAGTCCGGCGTTCCCATGATCGCGCCGGCCGCCGTCAATTCACCGCGAGCTTCGACTGAGTCAGCACCTGCCAATGCTTCTGGTGCCAACGAGGCAAGGCCGAAGTCGAGGATTTTTACGGTGCCATCTGCCGTGACCATCATGTTGTGAGGCTTGATGTCGCGATGCACCATGCCGCGTTCATGTGCGTGCTGCAGTCCGATCGCTGCCTGCCGAATGTAATCGCATGCTTCGGCGAATGGCAATGCGCCTCGTTTCTTGACCGCCTGAGACAGGTCAACTCCGTCGACGTATTCCATCACCATGAAATGGAAGTCACCAGCCTGATCGGCGTCGTACGCGGTCACGATGTTTGGATGAGACAGTTGCGCGGCGGCCTTCACTTCACGATGAAAACGATCGATAGCTTCCGCTTTCTGAACCAGTCCGCGATTGATGACCTTCAACGCCACTGTTCTTTCCATCTTACGGTGACGGGCTGTATAGACGTCGCCCATGCCACCCTTGCCGATCAGGCCGAGAATCTCATAGCGAGGATGTTCGCTCAGAGGTTGAGGAATGTTGTCGAAAGAAGCCGAGTTAGCAGTTACACTGTCGTGATCAGCCGTCTGATCCGTCGGCAATCGGCCGGCTTCCTGCAACAAACCTGCGAACGTGTCTTCGGACGACAGTGAAATGATGGTCTCACAGCAAGGCTTGCAGTCGCTGATATGACTATCGATCGCGACCGCTCTTTCCTCCGGCAATTGCCCAAGGCTGTAGGCACTCAGTTCCTCTCGGCTCGGGTGGTCGTTAAGTTTCGGCATGGGAATCTCTTGGTTTACAGCTCTGTCGCGGACACACGACGGTGTGACGTTGGTCAGCGATTCAGCGTCACTGGCTGAGTTCGGATCGAATGAATCGCTTCTAGTTACCAAGACCCGCTCGCGAGAAATCTTGTCAGCTCTTTGTGAAAAAACTTGACGACGACTCGATCAGGCCTGCTGACTCTTGGCGTAACCTCCTAGTGACACGAGACTTAGCGAGACAAACCGCGTTCAGGGAAATTCCCATTTCCTGAGCTACCACGTCCGGTTTCGCCCCTTCTAATGCCACGCGATAGAACGCCTTCCAGGTATTCGGCTCGAAGTGCGGCTCCGCAAGCGTGAGAAGTTGCCGGAGAACATACTGGTCGTGCTCCCGATCCCAGATTCGGCTCATTTCGCTGGCCGGGTCGTCTAACTGCGCGATCCTGGCATCGATGTCCGAATCACCGCGAGCCTCTGGACGACGACCCCGACCTCGCCAGAATATGCGTAATCGGTTGACTAGTATCGCCTTGAGCCACCCGCGAAAAGCCCCTGGCCGCCCATGATGTTCGAACTTGTCGAGAT from Novipirellula artificiosorum includes:
- a CDS encoding RNA polymerase sigma factor, producing the protein MKGSIRSDMNETSLSLLHRLRHAPESESWNRLVNLYAPLIRAWLRKYDVQDCDADDLVQEVLLAVSKDLDKFEHHGRPGAFRGWLKAILVNRLRIFWRGRGRRPEARGDSDIDARIAQLDDPASEMSRIWDREHDQYVLRQLLTLAEPHFEPNTWKAFYRVALEGAKPDVVAQEMGISLNAVCLAKSRVTRRLRQESAGLIESSSSFFTKS